A genomic stretch from Dissulfuribacter thermophilus includes:
- a CDS encoding sigma-54 interaction domain-containing protein codes for MIGKSPQIKQLLQLIEKVARSDSTVLITGESGTGKELVARKIHQLSPRKDKAFVPINCGAIPKELLESELFGYEKGAFTGANRTKPGRFEIANGGTVFLDEIGDMSPDLQVKVLRVLQERCFERVGGIKEINIDIRVVAATNRDLEQAVKEGSFREDLYYRLNVIPIRVPPLRDRKEDIPLLCQHFIEHFSKRNGRACLRLDNRALRALMAYNWPGNIRELENTMERLVVLTDGDIICPNDLPVRILEALPETLDDEEFNEGKEVDSQTHDATDVRGLKFYLPEEGISLPQLVKDLEISMIKQALERTGGVKSKASKLLGLKRTTLIEKMKKLGMV; via the coding sequence ATGATAGGTAAGAGTCCTCAAATTAAACAACTTCTGCAATTAATAGAGAAAGTCGCCAGATCAGACAGCACTGTCCTGATCACTGGGGAAAGCGGTACTGGCAAAGAACTTGTGGCTAGGAAGATACACCAGCTGAGTCCTAGAAAAGACAAGGCCTTTGTACCTATAAACTGTGGAGCCATTCCAAAGGAGCTATTAGAGTCTGAACTCTTTGGATATGAAAAAGGTGCTTTCACAGGTGCCAATAGGACCAAACCTGGAAGATTTGAGATTGCCAATGGTGGCACTGTGTTTTTGGATGAGATTGGAGATATGAGTCCCGACCTCCAGGTTAAGGTTTTGAGGGTGCTGCAGGAACGATGTTTTGAAAGGGTTGGTGGCATAAAGGAGATTAATATTGATATAAGGGTGGTTGCTGCAACTAATCGGGATTTGGAGCAGGCCGTAAAGGAAGGTAGTTTTAGAGAAGATCTGTATTATAGATTGAATGTAATTCCAATTAGAGTGCCCCCTTTGCGAGATAGAAAAGAGGATATCCCGCTATTGTGCCAACACTTTATTGAACATTTTTCTAAGAGAAATGGTAGAGCTTGTCTCAGGCTAGATAACCGTGCCCTGAGGGCCTTGATGGCATATAATTGGCCGGGAAATATTAGAGAATTGGAAAATACCATGGAAAGGCTGGTAGTGCTCACAGACGGGGATATCATTTGTCCAAATGACCTGCCAGTTCGTATACTTGAAGCCTTGCCTGAGACTTTGGATGATGAAGAATTTAATGAAGGCAAAGAAGTAGATAGTCAAACCCATGATGCAACAGATGTAAGAGGTTTAAAATTTTATTTGCCTGAAGAGGGTATTTCACTCCCACAGCTTGTCAAAGACTTAGAGATTTCAATGATAAAACAGGCACTGGAACGCACAGGAGGGGTTAAGAGTAAGGCTTCGAAGTTGCTTGGATTAAAACGTACTACCCTTATTG
- a CDS encoding amphi-Trp domain-containing protein, which translates to MKLVKKARFTREEMAEYLSRLSQMIANGILEFETGPEKIEELVSFVLEVKRKKGSLELELSFKSKIPDEKEGKIEGKLERYANKKKSASKRYRPYRAKLLKKTLAAVWKEFKRSSTNGEIVDSDLMDQLRGLLAQYDEFVEAEWKEQWVACKNAVEKALNAAKTQDNDAIKASVSQVDDLIKACHKAYK; encoded by the coding sequence ATGAAACTCGTTAAAAAAGCCCGATTTACCAGGGAAGAAATGGCCGAATACCTTTCCAGGCTCTCACAGATGATTGCCAATGGCATTTTGGAATTCGAAACAGGTCCTGAAAAAATTGAGGAATTAGTATCTTTTGTCCTAGAAGTCAAAAGAAAAAAAGGGAGTTTAGAGTTAGAATTGTCATTTAAGTCTAAGATTCCAGATGAAAAAGAAGGCAAGATAGAGGGAAAACTTGAAAGATATGCCAATAAGAAAAAATCAGCCTCTAAAAGATACCGGCCATATAGGGCAAAGCTATTAAAAAAGACTCTGGCAGCAGTATGGAAAGAGTTTAAAAGGTCATCAACTAACGGAGAAATAGTGGATAGTGACCTTATGGATCAGCTAAGAGGGCTTTTAGCACAATATGACGAATTTGTAGAAGCCGAGTGGAAGGAACAGTGGGTAGCATGTAAAAACGCGGTAGAAAAGGCCTTAAATGCGGCTAAAACTCAAGATAACGATGCAATCAAGGCGTCTGTGTCACAGGTAGATGATTTAATAAAGGCATGTCACAAGGCATATAAATAG
- a CDS encoding DUF362 domain-containing protein has protein sequence MDNTVSLLKQCDYQGVKLLKHSIEKLLRPINLPEVRGKKVLIKPNLLKPREVLATTEPVFLAAVVEIFCSKGATIMIADSPAFGSAEGVAQKNGHLQYLKHRGLKIQSLKDAKRVNLPSGVRIGLSRYALECDFIVNVPRLKAHCQFGITGSVKNLYGCVVGMRKALAHFLHGENHHLFGQIIADIPKVLPPVLTIFDGILSMSATGPSGGIPKKTGFIGASMDPFSMDTAVYELVGARPEEIPLWSISRELGERGAFIENIDFPLLKPEELRPIDFTFPRKLKSMSFNPIRLLKGRAKSLIRRIFP, from the coding sequence TTGGATAATACAGTCTCTCTCTTAAAACAGTGTGATTATCAAGGTGTCAAGCTGCTTAAGCACTCTATAGAAAAACTTCTTAGACCTATAAATCTCCCTGAAGTCAGGGGAAAGAAGGTCTTAATAAAACCCAATCTCTTAAAACCGAGAGAGGTGCTGGCTACTACTGAGCCGGTGTTTTTAGCGGCAGTGGTGGAGATTTTTTGCTCAAAGGGCGCGACAATAATGATTGCAGATAGTCCAGCCTTTGGATCGGCAGAAGGGGTCGCCCAAAAAAATGGACACCTCCAGTATCTGAAGCACCGTGGTCTCAAGATTCAATCTTTAAAGGATGCCAAGAGGGTAAATTTGCCTAGTGGCGTCAGGATTGGTCTATCTCGTTATGCCCTGGAGTGTGATTTCATTGTCAATGTGCCAAGACTCAAGGCCCATTGTCAATTTGGCATAACAGGGTCTGTAAAAAATCTTTACGGGTGTGTAGTGGGGATGAGAAAGGCCTTGGCTCACTTTTTACATGGTGAAAATCATCATCTGTTCGGGCAGATAATAGCGGATATACCCAAGGTACTTCCGCCTGTCTTGACTATATTTGACGGTATCTTATCCATGTCGGCAACAGGTCCCAGTGGCGGCATCCCTAAAAAGACTGGCTTTATTGGGGCGTCCATGGATCCATTTTCAATGGACACAGCAGTATACGAATTGGTTGGGGCAAGGCCTGAGGAGATCCCCCTGTGGTCCATATCGAGAGAATTGGGGGAACGAGGGGCCTTCATTGAAAATATCGATTTCCCTCTGCTGAAGCCAGAGGAATTAAGGCCCATTGATTTCACATTCCCACGGAAGCTAAAGTCTATGAGTTTTAATCCTATTCGACTATTAAAGGGAAGAGCAAAGAGTCTGATAAGACGAATTTTCCCATAG